A genomic segment from Nicotiana tabacum cultivar K326 chromosome 9, ASM71507v2, whole genome shotgun sequence encodes:
- the LOC107803786 gene encoding zinc finger protein ZAT12-like, whose protein sequence is MTGIKRSREEDMQVEAEAMANCALMLLSRLNNNNNATSTDRDYHNDFECKTCNKRFPSFQALGGHRASHKRPKLLAGAGEFLVQSKKNKMHECSICGMEFSLGQALGGHMRRHRDEINKTSVAAGNTMIPVARKKMIPVLKKSNSSKRIFCLDLNLSPDENVDLKLWPTAPVSSPVLRWFF, encoded by the coding sequence ATGACTGGCATTAAAAGAAGCAGAGAAGAGGACATGCAAGTGGAAGCAGAAGCCATGGCTAACTGCGCCTTAATGCTATTGTCTcgtttaaacaacaacaacaacgcgACTTCAACAGATCGAGATTATCACAATGATTTCGAATGCAAGACTTGTAATAAACGCTTTCCATCTTTCCAAGCTCTTGGCGGCCACCGTGCAAGTCATAAACGGCCAAAATTACTCGCCGGAGCCGGAGAGTTTCTTGTGCAATCCAAAAAGAATAAAATGCATGAATGTTCTATTTGTGGTATGGAGTTCTCTTTGGGTCAAGCTTTAGGTGGACATATGAGGCGTCACCGTGATGAAATTAATAAAACGTCGGTGGCAGCCGGAAACACGATGATTCCGGTCGCCAGAAAAAAGATGATACCGGTTTTGAAGAAGTCAAATAGCAGCAAGAGAATTTTTTGCTTGGACTTGAACTTATCCCCTGATGAGAATGTTGATCTGAAGTTGTGGCCGACGGCGCCGGTTTCATCTCCGGTTTTGCGATGGTTTTTTTAA
- the LOC107803778 gene encoding uncharacterized protein LOC107803778: MALKRSREEESVLSVEKLAMANCSDIMKRNQSIRHSKIFECKTCKKQFDSFQALGGHRASHKNTAIKLMLMSTFPNELPVKPKKHECSFCGEEFALGQALGGHMRKHRDELNQLNQQQQYQNKKKKKLEERSDISDREDGKKEKDLGSEGIFFLDLNLTPYENELMAGIVPVHSWL, translated from the coding sequence ATGGCGTTAAAGAGAAGCAGAGAAGAAGAATCGGTACTATCAGTAGAGAAACTAGCAATGGCGAATTGTAGTGATATAATGAAAAGGAATCAGTCAATAAGACATAGTAAAATCTTTGAGTGCAAAACATGCAAAAAACAATTTGATTCGTTTCAAGCACTTGGCGGACACAGAGCAAGTCACAAAAATACAGCTATTAAACTTATGTTGATGAGTACTTTCCCTAACGAGTTACCTGTCAAACCTAAGAAACACGAATGTTCGTTTTGTGGCGAAGAGTTTGCTTTAGGCCAAGCTTTAGGTGGACATATGAGAAAACATCGCGACGAGTTGAATCAATTAAATCAACAGCAGCAATAccagaacaagaagaagaagaagttagaAGAGAGGAGTGATATATCTGATCGAGAAGATGGTAAAAAGGAGAAGGATTTGGGTAGTGAAGGGATTTTTTTCTTGGATTTGAATTTAACACCGTATGAGAATGAGTTGATGGCGGGGATAGTTCCTGTTCATTCTTGGCTGTAA